A DNA window from Enterobacter asburiae contains the following coding sequences:
- the iscS gene encoding cysteine desulfurase translates to MKLPIYLDYSATTPVDPRVAEKMMQCLTLDGNFGNPASRSHRFGWHAEEAVDIARNQIADLVGADPREIVFTSGATESDNLAIKGAANFYQKKGKHIITSKTEHKAVLDTCRQLEREGYEVTYLAPQSNGIIDLKELEAAMRDDTILVSIMHVNNEIGVVQDIATIGEMCRARGIIYHVDATQSVGKLPIDLSQLKVDLMSFSGHKIYGPKGIGALYVRRKPRIRIEAQMHGGGHERGMRSGTLPVHQIVGMGEAYRIAKEEMETEMARLRTLRNRLWDGVKDMEEVYLNGDLEQGAPNILNVSFNYVEGESLIMALKDLAVSSGSACTSASLEPSYVLRALGMTDELAHSSIRFSLGRFTTEEEIDYTIKLVRNSIGRLRDLSPLWEMFKQGVDLNSIEWSHH, encoded by the coding sequence ATGAAATTACCGATTTATCTCGATTACTCCGCAACCACGCCGGTGGACCCGCGTGTTGCCGAGAAAATGATGCAGTGTCTGACCCTGGACGGAAACTTTGGTAACCCAGCTTCCCGTTCACACCGTTTTGGCTGGCATGCTGAAGAGGCGGTTGATATCGCCCGTAATCAGATTGCCGACCTGGTGGGTGCCGACCCGCGTGAGATTGTTTTCACCTCCGGTGCGACCGAATCCGACAACCTGGCGATCAAAGGTGCAGCCAACTTTTATCAGAAAAAAGGCAAGCACATCATCACCAGCAAAACCGAACACAAAGCCGTGCTGGATACCTGCCGCCAGCTGGAGCGTGAAGGGTACGAAGTGACTTACCTGGCGCCACAGAGCAACGGGATCATCGACCTGAAAGAGCTCGAAGCGGCCATGCGTGATGACACCATTCTGGTTTCCATCATGCACGTTAACAACGAAATCGGCGTCGTTCAGGACATCGCTACCATCGGCGAAATGTGCCGCGCGCGCGGTATCATCTATCACGTTGACGCGACCCAGAGCGTGGGCAAACTGCCTATCGATCTGAGCCAGCTGAAAGTGGACCTGATGTCCTTCTCCGGCCACAAAATCTATGGCCCGAAAGGGATCGGCGCGCTGTACGTTCGTCGTAAACCGCGTATCCGCATCGAAGCACAGATGCACGGCGGCGGTCACGAGCGCGGCATGCGTTCCGGCACGCTGCCTGTTCACCAGATCGTGGGCATGGGCGAAGCGTACCGCATTGCGAAAGAAGAGATGGAAACCGAGATGGCGCGCCTGCGCACGCTGCGTAATCGTCTGTGGGACGGCGTGAAAGATATGGAAGAAGTGTATCTGAACGGCGATCTCGAGCAGGGCGCTCCGAACATCCTCAACGTCAGCTTCAACTATGTTGAAGGCGAATCGCTGATCATGGCGCTGAAAGACCTGGCCGTTTCTTCCGGTTCTGCCTGTACGTCTGCAAGCCTGGAGCCATCCTACGTGCTGCGCGCGCTGGGCATGACCGACGAGCTGGCGCACAGCTCTATCCGTTTCTCTTTAGGTCGTTTCACTACCGAAGAAGAGATTGACTACACCATCAAGCTGGTTCGCAACTCCATCGGCCGTCTGCGCGACCTTTCTCCACTGTGGGAAATGTTCAAGCAGGGCGTGGATCTGAACAGCATTGAATGGTCACATCACTAA
- the iscX gene encoding Fe-S cluster assembly protein IscX has translation MGLKWTDSREIGEALYDANPDLDPKTVRFTDMHQWICDLEDFDDDPNASNEKILEAILLVWLDEAE, from the coding sequence ATGGGACTTAAGTGGACAGACAGCCGTGAAATCGGCGAAGCGCTCTACGACGCGAACCCGGATCTCGATCCGAAGACCGTACGATTCACCGACATGCATCAGTGGATCTGCGATTTAGAGGATTTCGACGACGATCCAAACGCATCCAATGAAAAAATTCTGGAGGCGATTCTGTTAGTCTGGTTAGATGAAGCAGAATAA
- the hscA gene encoding Fe-S protein assembly chaperone HscA has product MALLQISEPGLSAAPHQRRLAVGIDLGTTNSLVATVRSGQAETLADEQGRHLLPSVVHYQQQGHAVGYDARANAARDPANTISSVKRMMGRSLADIQTRYPHLPYQLQASENGLPMIATAAGLLNPIRVSSDILKALAARATATLGGDLDGVVITVPAYFDDAQRQGTKDAARLAGLHVLRLLNEPTAAAIAYGLDSGQEGVIAVYDLGGGTFDISILRLSRGVFEVLATGGDSALGGDDFDHLLADYIREQAGISDRSDARVQRELLDAAIDAKIALSDAQTVTVNVAGWQGEIARDQFSDLIAPLVKRTLLACRRALKDAGVEANEVLEVVMVGGSTRVPLVRERVGEFFGRTPLTSIDPDKVVAVGAAIQADILVGNKPDSEMLLLDVIPLSLGLETMGGLVEKVIPRNTTIPVARAQEFTTFKDGQTAMSIHVMQGERELVQDCRSLARFALRGIPALPAGGAHIRVTFQVDADGLLSVTAMEKSTGVESSIQVKPSYGLTDGEIASMIQDSMSYAEQDVKARMLAEQKVEAARVLESLNGALAADAALLSAAERQVIDDAAAHLSAVAEGNDADAIEEAIKNVDKQTQDFAARRMDKSVRVALKGQSVDEV; this is encoded by the coding sequence ATGGCCTTATTACAAATTAGTGAGCCTGGCTTAAGTGCCGCACCGCACCAGCGTCGTCTGGCGGTGGGTATCGATCTGGGCACCACCAATTCCCTCGTGGCGACCGTGCGCAGCGGCCAGGCGGAAACGCTGGCTGACGAGCAGGGCCGCCATCTGCTGCCTTCCGTGGTCCACTACCAGCAGCAGGGTCACGCGGTCGGCTATGACGCCCGCGCCAACGCCGCGCGCGATCCGGCCAACACCATCAGCTCCGTAAAGCGCATGATGGGCCGCTCGCTGGCCGATATTCAGACCCGCTATCCGCATCTGCCGTATCAGCTGCAGGCCAGTGAAAACGGCCTGCCGATGATTGCGACCGCGGCCGGTCTGCTGAACCCGATTCGCGTTTCCTCCGACATCCTCAAAGCGCTGGCGGCGCGCGCGACGGCAACGCTTGGCGGCGATCTGGACGGTGTAGTCATCACCGTTCCGGCCTATTTTGACGATGCACAGCGTCAGGGCACCAAAGACGCCGCGCGTCTGGCAGGCCTGCACGTGCTGCGCCTGCTGAACGAACCGACGGCGGCGGCGATTGCCTACGGCCTCGACTCCGGTCAGGAAGGGGTGATCGCGGTTTACGATCTCGGCGGCGGTACCTTTGATATCTCGATCCTGCGCTTAAGCCGCGGGGTATTTGAAGTGCTGGCGACCGGCGGGGATTCCGCGCTGGGCGGCGATGACTTCGACCATCTGCTGGCGGATTATATTCGCGAGCAGGCGGGCATCAGCGATCGCAGCGATGCGCGCGTGCAGCGTGAACTACTGGATGCGGCCATCGACGCCAAAATCGCCCTGAGCGATGCGCAGACGGTTACCGTAAACGTTGCGGGCTGGCAGGGTGAGATCGCCCGCGACCAGTTCAGCGATCTGATTGCCCCGCTGGTGAAACGCACCCTGCTGGCCTGCCGTCGCGCATTGAAAGATGCGGGCGTTGAGGCGAACGAGGTGCTGGAAGTGGTCATGGTGGGCGGTTCGACTCGCGTGCCGCTGGTGCGCGAGCGCGTGGGTGAATTCTTTGGCCGCACGCCGCTGACCTCCATCGACCCGGACAAAGTGGTTGCCGTGGGCGCCGCAATCCAGGCCGATATCCTGGTCGGCAACAAGCCGGACAGCGAAATGCTGCTGCTGGACGTCATCCCGCTGTCGCTCGGGTTAGAAACCATGGGCGGCCTGGTGGAGAAAGTGATCCCGCGTAACACCACTATTCCGGTGGCGCGCGCGCAGGAGTTCACCACCTTCAAAGACGGCCAGACCGCGATGTCCATCCACGTGATGCAGGGCGAGCGCGAGCTGGTGCAGGACTGCCGCTCTCTGGCGCGCTTTGCGCTGCGCGGTATCCCGGCGCTGCCTGCGGGCGGGGCGCATATTCGCGTTACCTTCCAGGTGGATGCGGACGGTCTGCTGAGCGTCACGGCGATGGAAAAATCCACCGGCGTGGAATCGTCCATTCAGGTGAAGCCGTCCTACGGCCTGACCGATGGCGAAATCGCCTCCATGATTCAGGACTCAATGAGCTACGCCGAGCAGGATGTGAAGGCGCGTATGCTGGCTGAACAAAAAGTTGAAGCCGCCCGCGTGCTGGAGAGCCTGAACGGCGCGCTCGCTGCCGATGCCGCGCTGTTAAGCGCCGCTGAGCGTCAGGTGATTGACGACGCTGCCGCGCATTTAAGCGCAGTAGCAGAAGGCAATGACGCTGACGCAATAGAAGAAGCCATTAAAAACGTTGATAAACAAACCCAGGACTTTGCTGCTCGCCGCATGGACAAATCTGTCCGCGTCGCGCTGAAAGGCCAGTCCGTGGACGAGGTTTAA
- the iscU gene encoding Fe-S cluster assembly scaffold IscU, whose translation MAYSEKVIDHYENPRNVGSFDNSDESVGSGMVGAPACGDVMKLQIKVNNEGIIEDARFKTYGCGSAIASSSLVTEWVKGKSLDEAQAIKNTDIAEELELPPVKIHCSILAEDAIKAAIADYKSKREAK comes from the coding sequence ATGGCATACAGCGAAAAAGTCATCGATCATTACGAGAACCCGCGCAACGTTGGCTCTTTTGACAACAGCGACGAATCTGTCGGTAGCGGCATGGTTGGCGCACCGGCGTGTGGCGACGTGATGAAGTTGCAGATTAAAGTCAACAATGAAGGTATCATTGAAGACGCGCGCTTCAAGACCTACGGCTGCGGTTCTGCTATCGCGTCCAGCTCCCTGGTTACCGAATGGGTGAAGGGCAAGTCTCTGGACGAAGCACAGGCAATCAAGAACACGGATATTGCTGAAGAACTCGAACTGCCACCGGTGAAAATTCACTGTTCAATTCTGGCAGAAGACGCGATCAAAGCCGCCATTGCGGATTACAAAAGCAAACGTGAAGCAAAATAA
- the pepB gene encoding aminopeptidase PepB codes for MTEAMKITLSNQPADARWGEKATYSINNDGITLHLTGNDDLGLIQRAARKIDGLGIKHVSLEGEGWDTDRSWAFWAGYKGPKGTRKIEWANLDEAGQKELERRLQIIDWVRDTINAPAEELGPEQLAQRAVDLLCGVAGEKMSYRITKGEDLREQNYMGIHTVGRGSERPPVLLALDYNPTGDKAAPVFACLVGKGITFDTGGYSLKQSAFMDSMKSDMGGAATITGALAFAITRGLNKRVKLYLCCADNMVSGNAFKLGDIIRYRNGKNVEVMNTDAEGRLVLADGLIDASAQKPELIIDMATLTGAAKTALGNDYHALFSFDDKLAARLLASAAAENEPFWRLPLAEFHRSQLPSNFAELNNTASAAYPAGASTAAGFLSHFVENYHEGWLHIDCSATYRKAAVEQWSAGATGLGVRTVANLLTAE; via the coding sequence ATGACCGAAGCGATGAAGATTACGCTCTCGAATCAGCCTGCTGACGCGCGCTGGGGCGAGAAAGCCACCTACAGCATTAATAACGACGGCATTACCCTGCACCTGACGGGCAACGATGATTTGGGCCTGATCCAGCGCGCTGCGCGTAAAATTGACGGCCTGGGCATTAAGCATGTCTCCCTGGAAGGCGAAGGCTGGGACACCGACCGCAGTTGGGCATTCTGGGCAGGCTACAAAGGGCCGAAAGGCACCCGCAAAATCGAGTGGGCGAACCTCGACGAAGCCGGTCAGAAAGAGCTGGAACGCCGCCTGCAAATCATCGACTGGGTGCGCGACACCATCAACGCCCCGGCGGAAGAGCTTGGTCCGGAGCAGCTGGCGCAGCGCGCGGTTGACCTGCTGTGCGGCGTGGCGGGCGAGAAAATGTCCTACCGCATCACCAAAGGTGAAGACCTGCGCGAGCAGAATTACATGGGCATCCACACCGTGGGCCGTGGTTCTGAGCGTCCTCCGGTCCTGCTGGCGCTGGATTACAACCCAACCGGCGATAAAGCGGCACCGGTCTTTGCCTGCCTGGTGGGGAAAGGCATCACCTTTGATACCGGCGGCTACAGCCTGAAGCAGAGCGCGTTCATGGACTCCATGAAGTCCGACATGGGCGGCGCGGCAACTATCACCGGCGCGCTGGCGTTCGCCATCACCCGCGGTCTGAACAAGCGCGTGAAGCTGTATCTGTGCTGCGCGGATAACATGGTGAGCGGTAACGCCTTCAAGCTGGGCGACATCATTCGCTACCGCAACGGCAAAAACGTCGAAGTGATGAACACCGACGCCGAAGGCCGTCTGGTGCTGGCCGATGGTCTGATCGACGCGTCTGCCCAGAAGCCAGAGCTGATTATCGACATGGCGACCCTGACCGGCGCGGCAAAAACCGCCCTGGGCAACGACTACCACGCGCTGTTCAGCTTTGACGACAAGCTGGCTGCTCGCCTGCTGGCAAGCGCCGCTGCGGAAAACGAGCCGTTCTGGCGTCTGCCGCTGGCTGAGTTCCACCGCAGCCAGCTGCCGTCCAACTTTGCCGAGCTGAACAACACCGCGAGCGCGGCGTACCCGGCGGGTGCAAGCACGGCGGCAGGCTTCCTGTCCCACTTCGTTGAGAACTACCACGAAGGCTGGCTGCACATCGACTGTTCCGCAACGTACCGTAAAGCGGCGGTTGAGCAGTGGTCCGCTGGCGCGACCGGTCTGGGCGTGCGTACCGTGGCGAACCTGCTGACGGCTGAGTAA
- the suhB gene encoding inositol-1-monophosphatase, with translation MHPMLTIAVRAARKAGNVIAKHYETPDSVETSQKGSNDFVTNVDKAAEAIIIETIRKSYPQHTIITEESGEHEGTDQDVQWVIDPLDGTTNFVKRLPHFSVSIAVRIKGRTEVAVVYDPMRNELFTATRGQGAQLNGYRLRCSNARDLDGTILATGFPFKAKQHATTYMNILGKLFTECADFRRTGSAALDLAYVATGRVDGYFELSLKPWDFAAGELIAREAGAIVCDFTGGHNYMSTGNVVAGNPRVVKAMLANMRDELSDALKR, from the coding sequence ATGCATCCGATGCTGACCATCGCCGTGCGCGCAGCGCGCAAGGCGGGTAATGTAATTGCCAAACACTACGAAACGCCAGACTCCGTAGAAACCAGCCAGAAAGGCAGCAATGATTTCGTGACTAACGTCGATAAAGCCGCAGAAGCGATTATTATCGAAACGATCCGCAAATCTTACCCGCAGCACACCATCATCACCGAAGAAAGCGGTGAACATGAAGGTACCGATCAGGATGTTCAATGGGTTATCGATCCACTGGATGGCACCACCAACTTCGTCAAACGCCTGCCACACTTCTCTGTGTCTATCGCAGTACGCATTAAAGGCCGTACTGAAGTCGCCGTTGTTTACGATCCAATGCGTAACGAACTGTTCACCGCTACCCGCGGTCAGGGCGCACAGCTGAACGGCTACCGTCTGCGCTGCAGCAACGCACGCGATCTGGACGGCACCATTCTGGCGACCGGTTTCCCGTTCAAGGCGAAACAGCACGCGACCACCTATATGAATATCCTGGGCAAACTGTTTACCGAATGTGCGGACTTCCGCCGTACCGGTTCTGCCGCGCTGGATCTGGCCTATGTAGCAACAGGCCGCGTTGACGGTTACTTCGAGCTGTCACTGAAGCCGTGGGACTTTGCTGCGGGCGAGCTGATCGCACGTGAAGCAGGCGCCATCGTGTGTGATTTCACCGGCGGCCATAACTATATGTCTACCGGCAACGTCGTTGCAGGTAACCCACGCGTTGTTAAAGCCATGCTGGCCAACATGCGTGATGAACTGAGCGATGCGCTGAAGCGTTAA
- a CDS encoding nickel/cobalt transporter: MSVISSPVRKPRRWLHLWPLALFLLLAVCGSLWLWQAWPQVMMKSIVWQREVNQQMSGLLKAVAENPTKAGGSLLAFSFIYGVLHALGPGHGKIVITTWLATHPSKLKSSIGLTLASSLLQCSVAIALVVVVLSLLQLPARQLHMSSFWLEKGSYALVGVLGLILCWRALKKLRVLLQKPKFKTFTPHHVHDESCGCGHQHLPTQEQLQNGDDWRARLMIILSMGMRPCSGAIMVLLFSKVIGVFGWGMLSALAMAAGTSLTISSLALLVHSFRQLAVKLSGNKTPVLWRQVGWTTLALAGGVILLVAAVTMWMSAMPVGRGLRPF, encoded by the coding sequence ATGTCAGTGATCTCCTCTCCGGTTCGGAAACCGCGCCGCTGGCTGCACCTCTGGCCGCTGGCGCTTTTTCTCCTGCTGGCCGTTTGCGGCTCGCTCTGGCTTTGGCAGGCCTGGCCGCAGGTCATGATGAAAAGCATCGTCTGGCAGCGTGAGGTCAATCAGCAGATGAGCGGTCTGCTGAAGGCGGTGGCCGAGAACCCGACCAAAGCGGGTGGTTCCCTGCTGGCGTTCAGCTTTATCTATGGCGTTCTGCACGCGCTGGGGCCGGGGCACGGCAAAATCGTGATAACGACCTGGCTCGCCACCCATCCGTCGAAGCTGAAATCGAGTATCGGGCTGACGCTGGCCTCCTCGCTGCTTCAGTGCAGCGTGGCGATTGCGCTCGTCGTAGTCGTGCTTTCGCTGTTGCAGCTTCCCGCGCGCCAGCTGCACATGAGCAGTTTCTGGCTGGAGAAGGGAAGCTACGCGCTGGTGGGCGTGCTGGGGCTGATCCTCTGCTGGCGGGCGCTGAAAAAGCTGCGCGTGCTGCTGCAAAAACCGAAATTCAAAACCTTCACGCCGCACCACGTTCATGATGAAAGCTGCGGCTGCGGACATCAGCATTTGCCCACGCAGGAACAGTTGCAGAACGGCGACGACTGGCGCGCGCGGCTGATGATTATTCTCTCGATGGGCATGCGCCCGTGTTCGGGGGCAATCATGGTGCTGCTGTTCAGCAAGGTGATAGGCGTGTTTGGCTGGGGAATGCTTTCCGCGCTGGCGATGGCGGCAGGGACATCTCTCACCATTTCGTCTTTAGCGCTGCTGGTTCACAGCTTCCGTCAGCTGGCGGTCAAACTCAGCGGCAATAAAACGCCGGTGCTGTGGCGACAGGTAGGGTGGACAACGCTTGCGCTGGCGGGCGGGGTGATTCTGCTGGTGGCAGCGGTGACGATGTGGATGAGCGCGATGCCGGTGGGAAGAGGATTGCGGCCGTTTTAG
- the iscA gene encoding iron-sulfur cluster assembly protein IscA, which yields MSITLSDSAAARVSSFLANRGKGFGLRLGVRTSGCSGMAYVLEFVDEPASDDTVFEDKGVKVVVDGKSLQFLNGTQLDFVKEGLNEGFKFTNPNVKDECGCGESFHV from the coding sequence ATGTCGATTACCCTTAGCGACAGCGCTGCCGCGCGAGTAAGCTCTTTTCTGGCGAACCGTGGTAAAGGCTTTGGCCTGCGACTGGGCGTACGTACCTCCGGCTGTTCTGGTATGGCTTACGTACTGGAGTTTGTTGACGAGCCGGCGTCTGACGACACCGTGTTTGAAGACAAGGGCGTGAAGGTGGTGGTCGATGGCAAAAGCCTGCAATTCCTCAATGGCACTCAGCTGGACTTCGTTAAAGAAGGCCTGAACGAAGGGTTCAAATTCACGAACCCGAACGTCAAAGACGAGTGTGGTTGCGGCGAAAGCTTCCACGTTTAA
- the trmJ gene encoding tRNA (cytosine(32)/uridine(32)-2'-O)-methyltransferase TrmJ: MLQNIRIVLVETSHTGNMGSVARAMKTMGLTNLWLVNPLVKPDSQAIALAAGASDVIGNAQIVDTLDEALAGCSLVVGTSARSRTLPWPMLDPRECGLKSVSEAEQAPVALVFGRERVGLTNDELQKCHYHVAIAANPEYSSLNLAMAVQVIAYEVRMAWLATQEKQVEPKEETAYPLVDDLERFYGHLEQTLLSTGFIREGHPGQVMNKLRRMFTRARPESQELNILRGILASIEQKNKE, from the coding sequence ATGCTGCAAAACATTCGAATCGTGCTGGTCGAAACATCGCACACCGGCAACATGGGCTCCGTTGCCCGCGCTATGAAAACCATGGGCTTAACGAACCTGTGGCTGGTTAACCCGCTGGTCAAACCTGACTCGCAGGCTATCGCCCTGGCGGCCGGTGCCAGCGACGTGATCGGCAACGCTCAGATCGTCGATACCCTTGACGAAGCGCTGGCCGGCTGCAGCCTCGTTGTTGGCACCAGCGCGCGTTCACGCACGCTGCCGTGGCCGATGCTGGACCCGCGCGAATGCGGCCTGAAAAGCGTCTCTGAAGCGGAACAGGCTCCGGTTGCGCTGGTGTTTGGCCGCGAGCGCGTTGGCCTGACCAACGACGAGCTGCAGAAGTGCCATTATCACGTCGCTATCGCGGCTAACCCGGAATACAGCTCGCTGAACCTGGCGATGGCGGTGCAGGTTATCGCCTATGAGGTGCGTATGGCGTGGCTGGCGACGCAGGAGAAACAGGTAGAGCCTAAAGAAGAAACGGCCTACCCGCTGGTGGACGACCTTGAGCGCTTCTACGGTCACCTGGAGCAGACGCTGCTCTCAACCGGCTTTATTCGTGAAGGCCACCCGGGCCAGGTGATGAACAAGCTGCGCCGCATGTTTACCCGCGCGCGCCCGGAAAGCCAGGAGCTTAACATCCTGCGCGGGATTCTGGCGTCGATTGAGCAGAAGAATAAAGAGTAG
- the hscB gene encoding co-chaperone HscB: MDYFTLFGLPAQYPIDLQALTIRFQDLQRQYHPDKFASGTQSEQLAAVSQSATINQAWQTLRHPLARAEYLLSLHGFDLASEQHTVRDTAFLMEQLELREELDEIEQAKDEARLESFITRVKGMFDTRHQQMVEQLNNETWDVAADTVRKLRFLDKLRSSAEQLEEKLLDF; the protein is encoded by the coding sequence ATGGATTACTTCACTCTCTTCGGACTACCCGCTCAATACCCGATTGATCTCCAGGCGCTGACGATCCGTTTTCAGGATCTTCAGCGTCAGTATCACCCGGATAAATTCGCCAGTGGTACTCAGTCTGAGCAATTGGCTGCGGTTTCCCAATCTGCGACCATCAACCAGGCCTGGCAGACGCTGCGCCATCCGCTGGCGCGTGCAGAATATCTGCTCTCGCTCCACGGTTTCGATCTGGCGAGCGAACAGCATACCGTGCGCGACACCGCGTTTCTGATGGAACAGCTGGAGCTTCGCGAAGAGCTGGATGAGATTGAACAGGCCAAAGACGAAGCGCGTCTGGAAAGCTTCATCACGCGCGTGAAGGGCATGTTCGATACCCGCCATCAGCAGATGGTGGAGCAACTGAACAACGAGACCTGGGACGTGGCGGCAGACACTGTGCGCAAACTCCGTTTTCTCGATAAACTGCGAAGCAGTGCTGAACAACTCGAAGAAAAGCTGCTCGATTTTTAA
- the iscR gene encoding Fe-S cluster assembly transcriptional regulator IscR: MRLTSKGRYAVTAMLDVALNSEAGPVPLADISERQGISLSYLEQLFSRLRKNGLVSSVRGPGGGYLLGKDAGSIAVGEVISAVDESVDATRCQGKGGCQGGDKCLTHALWRDLSDRLTGFLNNITLGELVNNQEVLDVSGRQHGQDSQRSTRAQDAIDVKLRA, from the coding sequence ATGAGACTGACATCTAAAGGGCGTTATGCCGTGACCGCGATGCTGGACGTTGCGCTCAACTCCGAAGCGGGCCCGGTTCCGTTGGCTGATATTTCTGAACGACAAGGGATCTCCCTCTCTTACCTGGAGCAGCTGTTCTCGAGACTGCGTAAAAATGGACTGGTTTCCAGCGTTCGTGGCCCAGGCGGCGGTTATCTGCTGGGTAAAGACGCGGGCAGTATTGCAGTTGGTGAAGTGATTAGCGCAGTTGACGAATCCGTTGACGCGACCCGTTGCCAGGGTAAAGGCGGCTGCCAGGGCGGCGATAAGTGCCTGACCCACGCGCTGTGGCGCGATCTGAGCGACCGTCTCACCGGCTTCCTGAACAACATCACCCTGGGTGAACTGGTCAATAACCAGGAAGTTCTGGATGTCTCTGGTCGTCAGCACGGTCAGGATTCCCAACGCAGCACCCGCGCGCAGGACGCTATCGACGTCAAACTGCGCGCGTAA
- the fdx gene encoding ISC system 2Fe-2S type ferredoxin, giving the protein MPKIVILPHADLCPDGAVLEAKTGETILDVALRAGIEVEHACEKSCACTTCHCIVREGFDSLAESTEDEDDMLDKAWGLEPDSRLSCQAAVTDEDLVVEFPRYTINHAREH; this is encoded by the coding sequence ATGCCAAAGATTGTTATTTTGCCTCATGCGGACCTCTGTCCGGATGGCGCTGTTCTGGAAGCGAAGACCGGTGAAACCATTCTCGATGTTGCCCTGCGTGCAGGTATCGAAGTGGAACACGCCTGTGAAAAATCCTGTGCCTGCACCACCTGCCACTGCATCGTGCGTGAAGGTTTTGACTCTCTCGCCGAGAGCACCGAAGACGAAGACGACATGCTGGATAAAGCATGGGGTCTGGAGCCTGACAGCCGCCTGAGCTGCCAGGCCGCAGTGACCGATGAAGATCTGGTCGTGGAATTCCCACGCTACACCATCAACCACGCACGCGAGCATTGA
- the sseB gene encoding enhanced serine sensitivity protein SseB: MSETKNELETLLEQAATEPAHRPAFFRTLLESTVWVPGTAAEGEQVVEDSALDLLHWEKDDGTSVIPFFTSLEALQEAVEDEQAFVVMPVRTLFEMTLGQTLFLNAKLPTGKEFTPREISHLIGEEGNPLSTQEVLEGGETLLLSEVAEPPAQMIDSLTTLFKTLKPVRRAFLCSIKERADEHPVLLIGIEADGDIDDIIQAAGSVATDTLPGDEPIDICQVKNGEKGISHFITEHITPFYERRWGGFLRDLKTNRII; the protein is encoded by the coding sequence ATGTCCGAAACCAAAAACGAATTAGAAACCCTGCTGGAGCAGGCGGCGACCGAGCCCGCCCACCGTCCGGCATTTTTCCGCACGCTGCTGGAATCCACCGTCTGGGTGCCGGGCACCGCGGCGGAAGGTGAGCAGGTTGTAGAAGACAGCGCGCTGGATCTGCTGCACTGGGAGAAAGACGACGGCACGTCGGTGATCCCGTTCTTCACCTCGTTGGAAGCCCTGCAGGAAGCGGTAGAAGACGAACAGGCGTTCGTGGTGATGCCGGTGCGTACCCTGTTTGAAATGACGCTGGGCCAGACGCTGTTCCTTAACGCGAAGCTGCCGACCGGGAAAGAGTTTACCCCGCGTGAAATCAGCCATCTGATAGGTGAAGAGGGCAACCCGCTCAGCACCCAGGAAGTGCTGGAAGGGGGCGAAACGCTGCTGCTTTCTGAAGTGGCCGAGCCGCCCGCGCAGATGATTGATTCCCTCACGACGCTGTTCAAAACCCTGAAACCGGTTAGACGCGCGTTTCTCTGCTCCATTAAAGAGCGTGCGGACGAGCATCCGGTTCTGCTGATTGGTATTGAGGCGGACGGCGATATCGACGACATCATTCAGGCGGCGGGAAGCGTGGCGACCGACACGCTGCCGGGCGATGAGCCGATTGATATCTGCCAGGTGAAGAACGGCGAGAAGGGCATCAGCCACTTTATTACCGAGCACATCACCCCGTTCTACGAGCGTCGCTGGGGCGGCTTCCTGCGCGATCTCAAAACCAACCGCATCATCTGA